CCCGATCGAACCGGGTGCCTCGAGTGTGGTGCCTGTATGACCGGCTGCCGCCACGGTGCCAAGAACACGCTCGACCTCAACTACCTGCACCTCGCCGAACTCGCTGGGGCCGAGATCAGGCCCAACTCGCAGGTGGTCGACATCGTGAGTCGCCACGACCAGTGGCTCATCGACGTCGTCGAGCCCGGCCCTCGCCGAGTGTCGACCCCGTCGGTGACGGCCAGCCAGGTTGTCTTCGCTGCAGGGGCGTTGGGCACACAACGGCTGTTGCACGAGTTGGCCCACCGAGGGCGCATCGAGGTGTCGCCGCGACTGGGCGAGCTGACGCGTACCAACAGCGAGGCCATAGTCGGCGCCACCGCGCCCGCCGACGCAGGGCACGACTTCACCCGCGGCGTGGCGATCACCAGCTCGTTCCACCCCGACCCTCAGACCCACATCGAGCCGGTGCGCTACGGCAAGGGATCAAACTCGATGGGGCTGCTGGCGACCTTGTTGGTCGACGGCGGCGGCCGGCTGCCGCGGCCCTTGAGATTCGGGCTCGAGGTCGGGCGCCATCCCATCAGGTTCCTTCGCAGCCTGTCGGTCAGGCGGTGGAGCGAACGAAGCGTGATCGTGCTCGTGATGCAGTCGCGCGACAACTCGCTGCGCACCAGGTTGGCGCCATCGAAGATCTTGCGCCGGCAACGGCTGGTGACAGCCCAGGGCCACGGCGAACCAAACCCCACCTGGATTCCTGCGGCCAACGAGGCTGCCAGGCGGGTGGCGCACCACATCGGTGGCCAACCAGCGGGCGCCTGGAACGAGGCTCTGCTGGATGTTCCGGTGACGGCGCACCTGATCGGTGGTTGCGCCATCTCCGACAGCCCCGAGACGGGCGTGATCGACCCATATCACCGCGTGTTCGGCTCGCCAGGGCTGCACGTCGTCGACGGCGCCGCCGTATCGGCGAACCTGGGCGTCAACCCCAGCCTCACCATCACCGCCCAGGCCGAACGAGCGATGTCGTTTTGGCCTAACAAGGGCCAGACCGACCCTCGCCCGGCCCCAGGCGCCCGTTACGAACGGGTCGATCCGGTGCGGCCACTGCGCCCGGTGGTACCGGTCGATGCACCGGCCGCGTTGCGTTGGTGATCTCACTTACAGCTCCGCAACGGCCGATGGAACCGGGTGAGTTCGACATGCACCCCTAGTCGACCCAAACACAGCCGTGGGTCGAAGCCCCTGGCAGTTGTCGCCATGGCGGCGTCGGTGATGCTCTCGGGATGCTCGCTGACCGGCTCGACAGGCCAGCAAGACGCGGCGAACGAGACCGCACCAGACGCTGCGACAGCCCAAACCGCGCCGACCACCGACACTGGCGGTGAACAAGTCGTCATCGCCATCCCCATCGCCAACGGCCGCACGGCGGTTGCGCCGCCGGTGTTGTCCGAAGCCGACGTGGCCTCGATTCCGCTGCCCGGCACCACATCGGACCGCCCGGCCGCCGACCCAGCACCGGTTGCCGAGGAAGCAGAGACCGTAACGACAGATGGCGGCGCCGCAAACCAGGCTCCCGACGATGATGGCGCGGTCCCGGCGCTACAGCCGGGTTGGCCGTCGCCTGGGCAAGACGCCCCCATGCCCGCGTCGATGGTGGCGGTCAGAGGCGGTGAATCGGTGGTGCTGGTCGAGACCACGTCCGGCCGGGCGGCAGTCATCTTCCAGACGTCTCTTGCGGTAGACCCCGAAGACCGGGTCGGCCCCAACTCGCCGGTCTCGGTCGACGTGTCCGGTCACGGTGTGGTCTATGTCGAGACGTGCTGTGCCGACCCCACCGCCTTGATCACGCCCATCGACATCGGCGACGCTACGGCCACGAGCACGAAGCTGGCAGGGTCTGGCCCGGCGCTCTCGGGCTCTGGCGATCGCGTCGCCCTGATCGATCCGCAGGGCCGAGTAGCGGTGCGACAGGTCCAGACCGATGAATCGGCCGAAGCATCGCTTGCTCCAGGCCTGATGCCTCACTCGGTCTCTTGGTCGACAGACTCGTCGTTGCTGGTAGTCGGCGCCGGCGACGCGAGCGGAACTGCCATCGTCACTGTCGACGCCGCCAACCTGTCCGCGAGGGAGGTTCTGCGGCCACCAGCCGGAGCGTGGACCATGCCCCAGATTGCGGCCGGTGGAACGATCGTGGCCAACGCTTCCGATGCACAAAAGAGCGCGCTGGCCCTGATCGATCCGATCACGGGCACGACGCTGAGCACCATCGAGCTCG
Above is a genomic segment from Acidimicrobiales bacterium containing:
- a CDS encoding GMC family oxidoreductase, coding for MNNGTGLPRNTFDVAIIGSGFGGSVAALRLAEKGWSVVVLEAGKRFEAQDFPKTSWDLRRFLWAPDLGCRGIQRINLLKDVLVLSGAGVGGGSLVYANTLYEPLPQFYDDPQWSHITDWRLELAPHYDTAKRMLGAVENPHDTPADEVMQRVAADMGVADTYHRTPVAVHFGKAPGERSADPFFGGVGPDRTGCLECGACMTGCRHGAKNTLDLNYLHLAELAGAEIRPNSQVVDIVSRHDQWLIDVVEPGPRRVSTPSVTASQVVFAAGALGTQRLLHELAHRGRIEVSPRLGELTRTNSEAIVGATAPADAGHDFTRGVAITSSFHPDPQTHIEPVRYGKGSNSMGLLATLLVDGGGRLPRPLRFGLEVGRHPIRFLRSLSVRRWSERSVIVLVMQSRDNSLRTRLAPSKILRRQRLVTAQGHGEPNPTWIPAANEAARRVAHHIGGQPAGAWNEALLDVPVTAHLIGGCAISDSPETGVIDPYHRVFGSPGLHVVDGAAVSANLGVNPSLTITAQAERAMSFWPNKGQTDPRPAPGARYERVDPVRPLRPVVPVDAPAALRW